From the genome of Arachis duranensis cultivar V14167 unplaced genomic scaffold, aradu.V14167.gnm2.J7QH unplaced_Scaffold_111354, whole genome shotgun sequence, one region includes:
- the LOC107472468 gene encoding thymidine kinase a-like, translating into MNEKYGHDAYRKLDVIGIDEFCCKAADEDGKIVIVAGLDGDYLRKSFGSVLHIIPLADTELCCKRAFFTLRKTQETQTELIAGSDVYMPVCRYHYINSEVVTETSKNVLESVKRNNDSLLDVATRF; encoded by the exons ATGAATGAAAAATATGGTCATGATGCTTATCGAAAG TTGGATGTGATTGGTATAGATGAGTTCTGCTGCAAGGCTGCTGATGAAGATGGTAAAATTGTGATTGTTGCTGGCCTGGATGGTGATTACTTGAG GAAAAGCTTTGGTTCTGTGCTTCACATAATACCGCTTGCTGATACTGAATTATGCTGCAAGCGTGCTTTCTTCACTCTCAGGAAGACACAAGAGACACAAACTGAACTGATTGCTGGTTCTGATGTCTACATGCCAGTGTGCCGATATCACTATATTAACAGTGAAGTTGTCACTGAAACTTCAAAGAATGTGTTGGAATCTGTCAAACGCAACAA